The Nocardia sp. BMG51109 nucleotide sequence GCCAGTCGGCGAGTTCGACAGGCCCCGCCCCGGCCGTGCCACCCGACGGCGACAGAACGCCCTCGCCGTGCAGCGTCCAGGAACGCTCGGTGCCGTCGTCGACGCGCGAGTGGACGGCGACCGCACGCTCACCGTCCTCCCCCGGGCCCTCGACGATCACCTGCACGGCCACGGGGGCGTCGGCGGGCACCACCAGCGGCTCCCGCAGCACGAGATCCCGCACCACCGGGCTGCCCACCTCGTCACCGGCCCGGACGGCCCACTCCACCAGGGCCGCGCCGGGCACGATCGCCCGGCCCAGCACGACATGGTCGGCCAGCCACGGATGTTCATGGCGAGACAACCTGCCCGCGAGCGCGACCGCGCCGGACTCCGGACGCGGCACCACCACGCCGAGGATCGGATGGCCCGTCGCCGCCAGGCCGAAATCCACGGCCGACGCCCGGCGCGGCTCGATCCAGTACCGCGCGGTGTCCCAGGCATAGGTCGGCAGCTCGACCGGGGCGGCGGGCACCAATACCCGATTCCAGTCCAATTCCATTCCGCCCGTGTGTAATTCGGCCGCCGCCAGATCGAGCGATGTGGCTCCGGGCCGGTCCCGCCGCAGGGATCCGACCGCGACCACCTCCTGCCGCGCGTCCTCGGCCACCGCCCGCACCGCGGTCGTCAGCGAAGGATGCGGGCTCGGCTCGACGAAGTACCGGTACCCGTCCTCGAGCATCCGGTGCACGGTCGCGGCGAAGCGCACCGGTTCGCGCAGATTGCGATACCAGTACCCGGATTCCACCGGATCGGCGCCGAACCGTTCCCCGGTGACCGTGGAGTACCAGTCGATATCCCCGGGGCGCGCGATGATTCCCTCGAGGTCGGCCGCCAGCGCCGCACGCAGCGGCTCGACGTGCGCGGTGTGCGAGGCGTAGTCCACGGCGAGCAGCCGGGTGAACACGTCCGCGCGTGCCAGGTCGTCGAGCAGCGCGGTGACGGCGGAGCGGTCACCGGCCACCACGGTGGCCAGTCTGCTGTTGACCGCGGCCACCGCCACACCTGGCCGGGACCGGGCCAGCACCTCGTGCTCCGGCAACCCGACCACGGCCATCGCCCCGGTCCCCGCGATCTTGGGCAGCGCCCGGCTGCGCAGTACCACGATCGCCGCCGCGTCGGCCAGGCTCAACGCGCCCGCAACGTAGGCGGCGGCCACCTCCCCCTGGCTGTGCCCGATCACGGCGTCGGGTTCGACACCGCGCGACCGCCACTGCGCCGCGAGCGCGGCCATCACCGCGAACAGCACGGGCTGCACGACGTCGTCGCCGCGCAGCGCGGGGGCATCCTCGCTACGGCGGAGCACGGCGGTCACCGACCATCCGGTGTACCGGCGGATCGCGGCATCGGCGCGGGCGAGTTCGGCGGCGAAGGCCGGAGAGTCGTCGAGCAGGTCGACGGCCATGCCCGCCCACTGCGCACCCTGGCCCGGGAATACGAAGGCGACCTTGCCGGATCGGATCGGGGCACCGTCACCCACCACGACCTGCGGTGCCGGTGTGCCGTCCGCGATAGCCTCCAGTCCCTCTGCCAGCTCGTCCCGGTCCCCCACGACCACCGCGCGGTGCGGGAGGCGGGCCCGATCCCGGACCAGCGAACGGGCCACTCCGGCAAGCGGCAGCGCCGGATCTCCGGACAGCCGGTCGAGAAGCCGGCGGGCCTGCCCCCGCAGGGCTCGTTCGCTCCGTGCGGACAGCACGAACAAACCGGCGGAGCGTGTCGCGCCGGTGACCGCGACATCCGGTCCCGGGTTCGCGGGCCGCGGCGGCTCCTCCAGGATCACGTGGGCGTTGGTGCCGCTGATCCCGAACGCGCTGACGCCCGCGCGCCGCGGACGGTCACCGGCGGGCCAGTCGGCGGCCTCGGTCCGGATCGCCAATCCGCTTGCGTTCCAGTCGATCCGGGGCGTCGGGTGTCCGGCATGCAGCGACGCGGGCAGCCGGCCGTGCCGCAACGCCAGCACGACCTTGATCACCCCGCCGATACCGGCCGCGGCGCCGGTGTGGCCGATGTTCGACTTCAGCGAGCCGACGCCGAGCGGACGGTCGGCGGGCCTGCCGGGGCCGAACACCCGGGCCAGGGCCCGCGCCTCGACCGGATCGCCGAGCGGGGTGCCGGTTCCGTGCGCCTCCACGTAGTCGATATCGCCGGGGCGCAGCCGAGCCGCGGACAACGCCGCGCGCAGCACCTTCTCCTGCGCGACTCCGTTGGGGGCGCTCAATCCCTGACTGCGGCCGTCCTGGTTGATCGCCGAGCCGCGCAGGACGGCGAGGATCGGATCCCCGTCGCGCAGTGCGGCATCCAGCCGCTTGACCACCACGAGCCCGCAGCCCTCCGACCAGACGATGCCGTCCGCATCGGCGCCGAACGGCCGGCACCGGCCGGAGGGCGACAGCCCGCGCAATCTGCTGAACTCGATGTGCGATCGCGGCGTCACCAGCAGGCTCACACCACCCGCCAGCGCGAGATCGCACTCGCCGGCACGCAGCGCCTGGGCGGCCTGATGCAGCGCCACCAGGGACGACGAGCAGGCGGTGTCGACGGTCACCGCCGGGCCCTGCAGCCCGAGGGCGTAGGCGATCCGGCCCGACGCGACGCTGCCCGCGTTACCGGTGGCGACGTATCCGTCGAGTTGATCGGGCCGCGCACCGTCCAGGTATCCGCTGTCGTACAGGCCGACATAGACGCCGGTCGCCGTGCCCGACAGCTGCTCGGGATCGATCCGGGCGCGTTCGAACGCCTCCCACGCGGTCTGCAGCAGCAGGCGCTGCTGCGGATCCATCGCCGCCGCCTCGCGCCCGGTGATACCGAAGAACGCGGCGTCGAATTCGTCGATCCGATCGAGATAGCCGCCCTCGGTGGTGTAGGCGGTGCCGACGGCGTCCGGATCCGTATCGACCAGCCCCGCCGTGCTCCAGCGTCCGGCCGGGACCGGCCCCACCGCGTCCACGGCGTCGGCCAGCAGCCGCCAGAGTGCGTCGGGGTCGTCCGCTCCGCCGGGAAACCGGCACGCCAGCGAGACGATCGCGATCGCGTCGGAGTCCGGAACACCCGTATCGGCCTCGACACCCACCGGGGGTGCCGCGCGTTCGGGAGGCTGTGCCGCCGCCGGCACTTCCGATACCGTCGTCGCGATCGCGGCGACGGTGGGGTGCTCGAATACCAGCGCGGGATCGATGTCGGTGCCCAGGTGGTCGGACAGTTCCGCGATCAGTTCCACCAGGGCCCGCGATCCCAGGCCGAACTCTGCCAGCGACCGGTCCCGGTCGATCGTGGTGGTCTCCAGGCCCGTCACCCGGGCGACCGCGCGCGCCAGCCAGTCCGCGATGTCCTCCGCATGCGTCGGCTCCGCGGGTTCCGATATGTCCGTGGCCGGTATCGCCGTGGTCCCGGCGACCAGTGCCAGTTCACCGGCCAGATACGCGGATTTGGTCGCCCTGCGTTCGATCTTGCCGCTGCTCGTCTTGAAGATGGTGCGCGGCCGGACCAGGGCGACCCCGTCGAGGGTCAGCCCGTGCTCCACCGCCACCGCGGCGCGCACCGCGGTGGTGATCTCGGCCAATTCCGCGCGCTCGGTAGCCTTCACCTCGGCGACGACCACCGGCAGCTCGCCGCGCTCGGGGTCGTCGACGGTGAATGCCGCGATACATCCCGCCCGCACGCTCGGGTGCGCGTTCTCGGCGGTCAGCTCCAGATCCTGCGGGTAATGATTGCGGCCGTCGACGATGAGCAGGTCCTTGATCCGGCCGGTGACGAAAAGGTGTCCGTCCGAACGGAATCCGAGGTCCCCGGTGCGCAGGAAACCACTGCGCCCGTCGGTCAGTGCGGCACCGAATACCGCCCTGGTCTTGGCCTCGTTCCCCAGGTAGCCTTGCGCGACGCTGTCGCCGCCGACCCAGATCTCGCCGACCGTGCCGTCCGGTAGCTCGGCCCCCCGTTCGGGATCGGCGATCGCCAGCGCGATGCCCTCGGGTGGCCGTCCGGACGACACCCACTCCGATTCGCCCTGCGCGCGGCGGTCCTGGATCACCGGCTCGCTCTCGACACCGCCGTCCACGCCGCCGGTCACCAGCAGCGTCGCCTCGGCCAGCCCGTAGACCGGCAACAAGGCTTCCCGCCGGAAACCGGCAGGCGCCGCGGCCTGCGCGAAGCGGCGTAATGTGCTGGGGCGCACCGGTTCCGCTCCGTTGAACGCAACCCGCCACGAGCTCAGATCCAGCTGCCGCAGCACCTCCGGCGCGACCCTGCGGACGCAGAGTTCGTAGCCGAAGTTGGGGCAGCCGGCGGTGTGGATCCGGTAGTGCGAGATCGCCTCCAGCCACCGCTGCGGCTTCTGCACGAAATGGTCCGGGGACATCAGCACGGTGCTGGAGCCCAGGTAGACCGCGTGCAGTACGGGCAGGATCAGTCCCATGTCGTGATAGACCGGCAGCCAGCTGACGAACCAGTCACGGTCGGCCCGTTCGGCGAGCTGATCCGGCGTGTGTCCCATCGCCGCGGCCAGCGCCTCCTGGTTGTGCAGCAGATTGCCGTGGCTGATGACCACGCCGCTCGGCGCCGAGGTCGAGCCCGAGGTGTACTGCAGGAACGCCGTCCGTTCCGGCCCGACGTCCGGGTCCTGCCAGGCAGAGGCCAGATCGTCGGGGATCTCCTCGGTGGCGATCCAGGTCAGGCTCGCCAGCTGCGGGAGCCGGTCGGCGACCGCGGCCAGCCCGTCGATGGTCTGCCGAGTGCTGAGCACCAGGTCGATCTCGGCATCGGCGATCACTTGGTGCAGGCGGCGCAATGACCGGTCGGACTCGTGGAACTGCGGCAGTGGCACCGGAACCGCCACCACGTCCCCGAACAGGCTCCCGTAGAAGCCCGCCAGAAACCCCAGGCCGGGCGGGTACAGCAGCAGAGCGCGCCGGCCGGACCATCCCTCGGCCTGCAGGTACGCGGCCACCGCCCGGGCGCGCCGGCCCAGTTCGGCGTAGGTCAATTCCGAGATCGGACCGTCCGTATCACCGGATTCCAGAAATCGGTAGGCACGCCGGTCCGGTTGCTCGGAATATCGTGCGGTCAATAGCTCGACATATGATCGGTACATTGGCTGAATCCTCCGCTGCGCTGAATAATGGGCAACTCGCGAAATATCGACGATGCGGCCGGGGCCGTCATCGGAACATCGCGGTCACGGGGGAACAATGGGGCGACGACATGCGGGGATCAATTCCAGTTCACCATGATCTTGTGTAGTAGATCCGCGATCAGTTCCGGGTTGCTGCGCATTATCTCGTGGTCCTCGAGAACGCTGTAGGTCTCCCAATCCGGGTCGCGGGACAACCGCTCGTAGGTCGCCGCGAACGGAGTGGCGCGCCAGCCGGCGGCATAGATGTACGCATGACGGATCCACGGGGCGGGTGCTTCCGCCCGGCTCGCCTGCAACAGCGACGGCACCGGGTGCGGAGCCGAGCGCGGATCCGCACCGGGCGGCGGCAGCAGGGCACGCCCGTCGGCGGCGGACAGTTGCCCGAAACCCGCACGGAGGGAATCGTTGAGCAACATCCAGCAGGATTCGCCCGGTTCCGGCAGGAAGGCATCGATGTACACCGCGCCGCGGCACCGCTCCGGCAGTGCCGCGCAGACACCGCGAAGCACCATCCCGCCGTAGCTGTGCGCGCAGAGCACCAGGTCGTCCAGGTCACGTTCGGTGACGAAGGAGACGACATCGGCGATGTGGTCGTCCAGATTCGCCGAGCCCGCCGGGCGGCGCGCCGGGTCCGGCTCGAGCCCGCTCAGCGTCAGCGGAAACACCTGATGCCCGTCCCTGGTCAGGCGTTCGGCTACTTCTTCGTACACCCATTCGCCTTCGAAGCTGCCCGGAATGAGTAGCGCTGTGCTCATCGGTCGTCAACCCCCGAGAGTTGTGGTCGTGCAACGACTGCGATCAACCGGCGGCACCCGGCTCCACATCGTCGGGAAATATCGGGGAGACATCGCACTTTCGATCACAATTCTTGAGATGAATATTAGCGCAATCCGACCGTTCGGGATCCCCCCGATCAGGTGTTCTGCCGGCCGTTTACTCGTAGGTAAAGTATCCACGGGGTATCCGAAAAAATAAATCATCACGAAATTTAATACTTGCATTTCCGCCGATTTCGTGAATTCGGCCGCCGGCGGACCGGGCGCACCGGAGTCCCGTCACGGCCGGTACACACCGTCCGCGGTCAGGCGGGCATCCCGTGACAGCAGCGTGGCGGCCTCCCCGGATCGGATGTCCGCGGCGGACGTGCCTTCGGGACCGAGCCGGCCGGTGGGCCTCCGATACAGGGGCGCGCCACCACACATGGCGTCCGCGAGCCGCCTGCGTCCGGCCAGCAGGCGGGCCTGTGACCTGGACAGGTACTCCTCGATGCGCTCCCCGGGCACGGCGCGCAGGAATGCTTCCGGATGCACGAGAGCGATCAGGCAGGAGATGTGCCCGAAGCCGAGACTGGTGAGCAGGCCCGCCCGCAACGGCAGGGACTCCCCGAACTCCAGGGGCTCCCGCACCCAGACGAGGCGCCCGTGCGCGGCCAGCGCGTCGTCGACACAGTCGAGGCTGCGGTTGGGCGTGACGACGCCGGTCGTCAGCACCTGGCACAGCCCGATCAGCTGGAAGGCCGCCGCCCCGCCCTTGGCGTGCCCGGTGAGCGACTTCTGCGATACCACGAACAACGGGTTGCCTTCCGTACGCCCCAGTGCCGTGGCGAGGCGTTCGTGCAGGTCCGACTCGTTGGGGTCGTTCGCCGCGGTGGAGGTGTCGTGCTTCGACACGACCGCGATATCGTCCGGCGTCACGCCCAGGCCGCGCAGGTTCGCCGCGACTTCGGACTCTTCCCCGCCGCGTCCCGCTGCCAGGGCACCGAGGCCGGGCGCCGGGATCGACGTCTGCACCCCGTCGCCGAAGGAGTCCGCGTACGCGACCACGCCGAGAACCGGCAGGCCCAGTTCGAGTGCAAGGTCCCCGCGGGTCAGCAGAACCGTTCCGCCGCCCTGTGATTCGACGAAACCCGCCCGGCGCCGATCGTTCGGCCGGGAGAACCTTCGTTCGGCGATTCCGCTCGCCGCGAGCGCCGTGGAGTCGGCGGTGGCGGACATGTCCGCGAAGCCACCGACCGATTCCGCGCTCAGGTCGTCGATGCCGCCGGCCACCACGAAATCGGCTCTGCGGAAACGGATCTTGTCCGCCCCCTCGGCCACCGAGACCGCGGCGGTCGCGCAGGCGCCGACCGGATGGACCATCGCGCCGTAGCTTCCGATGTAGGACTGCACCACATGTGCCGCGGTCACATTGAGCAGGGTTTCCTGCAGGATGTCGTTCGGTCGTTCCTCGCCGAGGAGTCTGTCGAGGTAGCTCGATCGCATCGCCGCGAGCGCGCCGAGGCCCGTGCCCATGGTGTTGGCGACCGCGGCGGGATGGACCCAGCGCATCAGCTCGTCCGGGGCGAATCCCGCGCCGACGAACGCGTCCACGGCGGTGACGATGTTCCACACCGCGAGCCGGTCCAGCGCGGAGGCCATGTCCGGCGGAATTCCCCAGCGCCGCGGATCGAATCCGGACGGGATCTGCCCGCCCACGGTGCGGGTCATCTCGGCGCGCCGAGGCACTCGGATCTCGGTGCCCGCTTTTCTGATCACCGTCCAGTCGCGGGAGTCCGGTACCGGCGCGATCACGGTGTTCGCGCCGTCCGCGGCGGCGAAGGCGCGCGCCTCGGACTCGCTGCCGACGGTGAACGTCATGTCCCGCTCCAGAAACACCGAGGCCAGCAGCGGCACCGTATCGCCGGCCAGCACGCCGTCGTCCGCATAGCTCCGGATCCCCGTGCGGGCGAGCACCGCGTCGTGGTAGCGCTCGGCGATCTCCGCTTCGGGTACCGGGTCGCCGGTATCGGTGTCGTACCAGCCGGGCGCCGGGTCGTTCTCCCAGGTGACCAGACCGGTGGTCCAGGCCAGTTCGAGTACCCCGGCCGCGGACAGCCGATCGGAGACCTCCATCTCGAAGCGGGTTCGCGCGGACCCGTACGGGCCCAGCTCACCGGCCCCGACGATCACCACCATGTCGGCGAGATCCGTTGTCACCGTGCCCCATTCGGCGATGCGCGGTGTCGGGCCGGCCACCGGCGGCGACGGCAGCGCGGCGACGACAGGCTCCGGCTCCCGGTCGGCGCCGGGACGGGTGTCGCCGGTTGCCGCGGTGGCCAGCGCGCTCAGGTCCAGCTCCACGCCGGCCAGTCCTCCGGTCAGGTCGACATGCCGGGGCCCGGTGGCCGCCGCCGTTCTGGCCTCGGCCGAGCAGTGCGCCAGCAGTTCGG carries:
- a CDS encoding type I polyketide synthase, giving the protein MYRSYVELLTARYSEQPDRRAYRFLESGDTDGPISELTYAELGRRARAVAAYLQAEGWSGRRALLLYPPGLGFLAGFYGSLFGDVVAVPVPLPQFHESDRSLRRLHQVIADAEIDLVLSTRQTIDGLAAVADRLPQLASLTWIATEEIPDDLASAWQDPDVGPERTAFLQYTSGSTSAPSGVVISHGNLLHNQEALAAAMGHTPDQLAERADRDWFVSWLPVYHDMGLILPVLHAVYLGSSTVLMSPDHFVQKPQRWLEAISHYRIHTAGCPNFGYELCVRRVAPEVLRQLDLSSWRVAFNGAEPVRPSTLRRFAQAAAPAGFRREALLPVYGLAEATLLVTGGVDGGVESEPVIQDRRAQGESEWVSSGRPPEGIALAIADPERGAELPDGTVGEIWVGGDSVAQGYLGNEAKTRAVFGAALTDGRSGFLRTGDLGFRSDGHLFVTGRIKDLLIVDGRNHYPQDLELTAENAHPSVRAGCIAAFTVDDPERGELPVVVAEVKATERAELAEITTAVRAAVAVEHGLTLDGVALVRPRTIFKTSSGKIERRATKSAYLAGELALVAGTTAIPATDISEPAEPTHAEDIADWLARAVARVTGLETTTIDRDRSLAEFGLGSRALVELIAELSDHLGTDIDPALVFEHPTVAAIATTVSEVPAAAQPPERAAPPVGVEADTGVPDSDAIAIVSLACRFPGGADDPDALWRLLADAVDAVGPVPAGRWSTAGLVDTDPDAVGTAYTTEGGYLDRIDEFDAAFFGITGREAAAMDPQQRLLLQTAWEAFERARIDPEQLSGTATGVYVGLYDSGYLDGARPDQLDGYVATGNAGSVASGRIAYALGLQGPAVTVDTACSSSLVALHQAAQALRAGECDLALAGGVSLLVTPRSHIEFSRLRGLSPSGRCRPFGADADGIVWSEGCGLVVVKRLDAALRDGDPILAVLRGSAINQDGRSQGLSAPNGVAQEKVLRAALSAARLRPGDIDYVEAHGTGTPLGDPVEARALARVFGPGRPADRPLGVGSLKSNIGHTGAAAGIGGVIKVVLALRHGRLPASLHAGHPTPRIDWNASGLAIRTEAADWPAGDRPRRAGVSAFGISGTNAHVILEEPPRPANPGPDVAVTGATRSAGLFVLSARSERALRGQARRLLDRLSGDPALPLAGVARSLVRDRARLPHRAVVVGDRDELAEGLEAIADGTPAPQVVVGDGAPIRSGKVAFVFPGQGAQWAGMAVDLLDDSPAFAAELARADAAIRRYTGWSVTAVLRRSEDAPALRGDDVVQPVLFAVMAALAAQWRSRGVEPDAVIGHSQGEVAAAYVAGALSLADAAAIVVLRSRALPKIAGTGAMAVVGLPEHEVLARSRPGVAVAAVNSRLATVVAGDRSAVTALLDDLARADVFTRLLAVDYASHTAHVEPLRAALAADLEGIIARPGDIDWYSTVTGERFGADPVESGYWYRNLREPVRFAATVHRMLEDGYRYFVEPSPHPSLTTAVRAVAEDARQEVVAVGSLRRDRPGATSLDLAAAELHTGGMELDWNRVLVPAAPVELPTYAWDTARYWIEPRRASAVDFGLAATGHPILGVVVPRPESGAVALAGRLSRHEHPWLADHVVLGRAIVPGAALVEWAVRAGDEVGSPVVRDLVLREPLVVPADAPVAVQVIVEGPGEDGERAVAVHSRVDDGTERSWTLHGEGVLSPSGGTAGAGPVELADWPPDGALPVPVEGFYERLEGLGYDYGASFRGLRAAWRSGDDLFAEVALSGAAPPDRGSVIDPALLDTALHVLALTHTAAEPDTEAEPDTAAEPGTVRLPFTWSGVTLYSIAGRALRVRVRHGKGGRVRVDLADGTGAPVAEIEELTLAAVRADQLSAAAQPAPDALHAQDWVPIAQPATPDPFAWTDIGVERDGAGQPVLTLRGTDRPLPGGARSATAEALASVQKWLRRADPDDILVVLTRRAVSTGEDEDVLDPAHAPVWGLLRAAQAEHPERLVLVDLDDWDATPAAVAAALTAGEPQLALRSGTWLVPRLVRLRSGEPIGSWWPATADPEGTVLITGGTGALGKLLARHLVTEYGVRHLVLAGRSGGAAPGVSELVTELAGAGARVRVVAADLSDRAAVTGLLAEIPAANPLTAIVHAAGARTDALFTAVAPRHVAETFDAKVDPAWLLHELTADRDLAAFVLFSSVAGVLGSPGQAAYAAANTFLDALARYRRHRGLPATALAWSLWQEPGGLTSGLTTTDRARLARLAGTALTPAEGLALFDAALRTGRSLLVPARLGAAGPGPAPARPPASTAGSGLGAELSGAAPEEQEQIILTVIRQHLAEIVDHTDPRANRDGRTFTEIGVDSLGSVEFRNRLQVATGLKLPITVTLEHPTPGDLARFLRTKLGERG
- a CDS encoding alpha/beta fold hydrolase, producing the protein MSTALLIPGSFEGEWVYEEVAERLTRDGHQVFPLTLSGLEPDPARRPAGSANLDDHIADVVSFVTERDLDDLVLCAHSYGGMVLRGVCAALPERCRGAVYIDAFLPEPGESCWMLLNDSLRAGFGQLSAADGRALLPPPGADPRSAPHPVPSLLQASRAEAPAPWIRHAYIYAAGWRATPFAATYERLSRDPDWETYSVLEDHEIMRSNPELIADLLHKIMVNWN